The Halosimplex litoreum genome has a window encoding:
- a CDS encoding DEAD/DEAH box helicase has product MSRRRQPPSVTDDQGEPSLDRFHEAVEAAGNPVVTTEEVARHADEPRAAVETWLATLERERAVVSRDVSQDPTVWYPAEWTDYADRERFVVFPDRRQIVVDRPAQFTRAQLSQFARLVDTNGEGGYVYEIDDSDVWQAPYEDLEGLLGTVRDVLPQRYPALEEWIGDQWKRAHQFTLKTHEDGYVVLEAATENLMGNVARQKLDDSHLRAPISDTESWVAEEATAEVKRVLYEAGYPVQDERDLDSGEPLDLDLNLDLREYQHDWVARFMETKSGALVGPPGSGKTVAAMGIVERVGGETLILVPSRELVRQWRDELLAHTTLDESQVGEYHGGTKDIRPVTIATYQTAGMGRHRHLFDSREWGLIVYDEVQHVPSDVYRRSANLQTRHRLGLSASPVREDDLQEEIFTLIGPPIGTDWDALFDEGFVAEPTVEIRYVPWTDDDHRNEYVGSEGHERRQIAASNPAKIGETRRILREHPEQKALVFVDYLDQGRELSAAIDAPFISGDTPHHERARKFEQFRDGSLDTLVVSRVGDEGIDLPDASLAIVASGLGGSRRQGTQRAGRTMRPAGRALMYVLATQGAREEEFARRQMRYLAGKGVQVRERTVEGPEEDPDEASESDEGADGGDEDDDEGEDDVGVA; this is encoded by the coding sequence TTGTCGCGGCGCCGCCAACCGCCGAGCGTGACAGACGACCAGGGGGAGCCGTCGCTGGACCGGTTCCACGAGGCGGTCGAGGCGGCGGGCAACCCGGTGGTGACGACGGAGGAGGTGGCGCGCCACGCCGACGAACCGCGCGCGGCGGTCGAGACGTGGCTCGCGACCCTCGAACGCGAGCGGGCGGTCGTGAGCAGGGACGTGTCCCAGGACCCGACGGTGTGGTACCCGGCGGAGTGGACCGACTACGCCGACCGCGAGCGGTTCGTCGTCTTCCCCGACCGACGCCAGATCGTCGTCGACCGGCCCGCGCAGTTCACGCGGGCCCAGCTCTCGCAGTTCGCCCGGCTCGTGGATACGAACGGGGAGGGTGGCTACGTCTACGAGATCGACGATTCGGACGTGTGGCAGGCGCCCTACGAGGACCTGGAGGGATTGCTCGGGACGGTCCGGGACGTGCTGCCCCAGCGCTACCCCGCTCTGGAGGAGTGGATCGGCGACCAGTGGAAACGCGCCCACCAGTTCACCCTGAAGACTCACGAGGACGGCTACGTCGTCCTCGAAGCGGCGACGGAGAATCTGATGGGCAACGTCGCGCGCCAGAAGCTCGACGATTCCCACCTCCGGGCGCCCATCTCCGACACCGAGAGCTGGGTCGCCGAGGAGGCCACCGCCGAGGTCAAGCGGGTCCTCTACGAGGCGGGCTACCCCGTTCAGGACGAACGGGACCTCGATTCGGGCGAACCGCTGGATCTCGACCTGAACCTCGACCTGCGGGAGTACCAGCACGACTGGGTGGCCCGGTTCATGGAGACGAAATCGGGCGCCCTCGTCGGCCCGCCGGGCAGCGGCAAGACCGTCGCCGCGATGGGCATCGTCGAGCGCGTCGGCGGTGAGACCCTGATTCTGGTCCCCAGCCGCGAACTCGTCCGCCAGTGGCGCGACGAACTGCTCGCCCACACGACGCTCGACGAGTCCCAGGTCGGCGAGTACCACGGCGGCACGAAAGACATCAGGCCCGTCACGATCGCCACCTACCAAACCGCCGGGATGGGCAGACATAGACACCTGTTCGACTCCCGCGAGTGGGGGCTGATCGTCTACGACGAGGTCCAGCACGTCCCCAGCGACGTGTACCGCCGGAGCGCGAACCTCCAGACCCGCCATCGGCTGGGGCTGTCGGCGAGCCCCGTCCGGGAGGACGACCTGCAGGAGGAGATCTTCACGCTGATCGGTCCGCCGATCGGTACGGACTGGGACGCGCTGTTCGACGAGGGGTTCGTCGCCGAGCCGACCGTCGAGATCCGCTACGTCCCCTGGACCGACGACGACCACCGCAACGAGTACGTCGGCAGCGAGGGCCACGAACGCCGCCAGATCGCCGCTTCGAACCCGGCGAAGATCGGTGAGACCCGCCGCATACTCCGCGAGCACCCCGAGCAGAAGGCGCTCGTGTTCGTCGACTACCTCGACCAGGGTCGGGAGCTGTCGGCGGCGATCGACGCCCCGTTCATCAGCGGCGACACACCACATCACGAGCGCGCACGGAAGTTCGAACAGTTCCGCGACGGGTCGCTGGACACGCTGGTGGTCTCCCGCGTCGGCGACGAAGGTATCGATCTGCCCGACGCCTCGCTGGCTATCGTCGCGTCGGGCTTGGGCGGCTCCCGACGACAGGGCACGCAGCGCGCCGGCCGGACGATGCGACCGGCCGGCCGCGCACTGATGTACGTCCTCGCCACGCAGGGCGCACGCGAGGAGGAGTTCGCCCGCCGACAGATGCGCTATCTCGCCGGTAAGGGCGTCCAGGTCCGCGAACGGACCGTCGAGGGGCCCGAAGAAGACCCCGACGAGGCGTCCGAGTCCGACGAGGGTGCCGACGGCGGGGACGAGGACGACGACGAGGGCGAAGACGACGTCGGCGTCGCCTGA
- a CDS encoding thioredoxin family protein, which yields MSLETMDPNPVWTEEAYAETVDVLAALGDDVTFKVWGGDWCIDCRSQLPDFGAALDAAGVPDHRIEEYAVEKDEDGTKVGPNVEAYDVEYIPTVVVERNGEEVARFVEEEPVPIAVYLARELGDLTESV from the coding sequence ATGTCACTAGAGACCATGGACCCGAACCCGGTGTGGACCGAGGAGGCCTACGCCGAGACGGTAGACGTGCTCGCGGCGCTCGGCGACGACGTCACGTTCAAAGTCTGGGGCGGCGACTGGTGTATCGACTGCCGCTCGCAGCTGCCGGACTTCGGCGCGGCGCTCGACGCGGCGGGCGTCCCCGACCACCGGATCGAGGAGTACGCCGTCGAGAAAGACGAGGACGGCACGAAGGTCGGCCCGAACGTCGAGGCGTACGACGTCGAGTACATCCCGACCGTCGTCGTCGAGCGCAACGGCGAGGAGGTCGCTCGCTTCGTCGAGGAGGAACCGGTCCCCATCGCCGTCTACCTCGCTCGCGAACTCGGAGACCTCACCGAATCGGTCTGA
- a CDS encoding bacteriorhodopsin: protein MLLAAHLLAAVAFGAGLVVTVAVYSSLDGSPTQSVVPYLMVIPGFAGLSYLGIAFGVGTVTVDGTEFVGLRYLDWIVTTPLLVGFVGYVAGASRRAIAGVMLADALMILAGAGAVVTSGTVKWGLFGVSALFHAGLFGYLYYVFPRTVPDEPQRIGLFSLLKNHIGLLWLAYPFVWVTGPAGLGYTTLEGASLTFLFLDVLAKVPYVYFFYARRSAFTDREVRSKPTSSGTAAD, encoded by the coding sequence ATGCTCCTGGCCGCACACCTCCTGGCCGCCGTGGCGTTCGGGGCCGGACTGGTCGTCACGGTCGCGGTCTACTCGTCGCTCGATGGGAGCCCCACCCAGTCGGTCGTGCCGTACCTGATGGTGATCCCGGGCTTCGCCGGCCTGTCGTACCTGGGGATCGCCTTCGGCGTCGGGACCGTCACCGTCGACGGGACCGAGTTCGTCGGGCTGCGCTACCTCGACTGGATCGTGACGACGCCGCTTTTGGTCGGGTTCGTCGGCTACGTCGCCGGGGCCTCGCGGCGGGCCATCGCCGGTGTCATGCTGGCGGACGCGTTGATGATCCTCGCCGGCGCCGGCGCCGTCGTGACCTCCGGGACGGTCAAATGGGGCCTGTTCGGCGTCTCGGCGCTGTTCCACGCCGGCCTGTTCGGGTATCTCTACTACGTCTTCCCTCGGACCGTGCCCGACGAGCCCCAGCGGATCGGCCTGTTCAGCCTCCTGAAAAACCACATCGGGCTCCTCTGGCTCGCGTACCCGTTCGTCTGGGTGACCGGACCGGCCGGGCTCGGCTACACCACCCTCGAAGGCGCCAGCCTCACGTTCCTGTTCCTCGACGTACTCGCGAAGGTGCCCTACGTCTACTTCTTCTATGCGCGCCGCAGCGCGTTCACCGACCGCGAGGTGCGGTCGAAGCCGACCTCGTCGGGGACCGCGGCGGACTGA
- a CDS encoding zinc ribbon domain-containing protein, producing MADPGDDDSPVDGDRAPDDDGETVPCPDCGDPLPADARFCPRCATPIGEDGEAVDLSDLDDRFDEDPAELLSVEAGERRASGRVMVVAGLAVALPLAPLALFLVNTVRVQSVWSAGLVFLGGWLAPAAYLARARVPAEAFARSCYLVAAGTALIPVGLQFGGNGIAAVDRSVSVATVTAVALLVAGLAVLLGRVVHGQAARRVSGDLRAFEEARPDSEDGAEDGGERAG from the coding sequence ATGGCCGATCCAGGGGACGACGACAGCCCCGTCGACGGCGACAGGGCGCCCGACGACGACGGCGAGACGGTCCCCTGTCCCGACTGCGGCGACCCGCTGCCAGCCGACGCCCGCTTTTGCCCCCGCTGCGCGACGCCCATCGGCGAGGACGGCGAGGCGGTCGACCTCTCGGACCTCGACGACCGCTTCGACGAGGACCCCGCGGAGCTGCTGTCCGTCGAGGCCGGCGAGCGACGAGCGTCCGGCCGCGTCATGGTCGTCGCCGGGCTGGCGGTCGCGCTCCCGCTCGCGCCGCTGGCCCTGTTCCTCGTCAACACGGTTCGAGTGCAGTCGGTGTGGAGCGCGGGACTCGTCTTTCTCGGCGGGTGGCTCGCCCCAGCCGCGTACCTCGCTCGCGCTCGCGTCCCCGCGGAAGCGTTCGCGCGAAGCTGCTACCTCGTCGCCGCCGGGACCGCACTGATCCCCGTCGGGCTACAGTTCGGCGGGAACGGCATCGCTGCCGTCGACCGCTCCGTGTCGGTCGCGACGGTCACCGCGGTCGCCCTGCTCGTCGCGGGGCTGGCCGTCCTGCTCGGACGGGTCGTGCACGGGCAGGCGGCCCGGCGCGTCAGTGGCGACCTGCGAGCGTTCGAGGAGGCGCGACCGGACTCGGAAGACGGTGCGGAGGACGGTGGTGAGAGAGCGGGTTAA
- a CDS encoding PLP-dependent cysteine synthase family protein: protein MKSSILDTIGSPLVEVDAPEGATIAAKVESFNPGGSAKDRPAKGMVEAAEREGTLAAGDTIVEPTSGNTGIGLAMVGAAKGYDVTLVMPSSKSPERRQIMRAYGAEIELVDGDISAAKDRADELEAEGEFVQLRQFDNPANPDAHYRTTGPEILEQVDDREIDALVAGVGTGGTITGIGRRLREAFPEMDVVAVEPAENAVLSTGEAGDDDFQGMGPGFVSDNLDRELLDDVETVEIGAAEAECRRLAREEGIFVGQSSGGTNLAAKRVAQRLAAAEDVDDPLVVTVYWDSGERYMSTGMFD, encoded by the coding sequence GTGAAATCGAGCATCCTGGACACGATCGGGTCGCCGCTGGTCGAAGTCGACGCCCCGGAGGGCGCCACGATCGCGGCGAAGGTCGAATCGTTCAACCCGGGCGGGTCGGCGAAGGACCGACCGGCGAAGGGGATGGTCGAGGCCGCCGAGCGCGAGGGCACCCTCGCGGCGGGCGACACTATCGTCGAGCCGACGAGCGGCAACACCGGCATCGGTCTCGCGATGGTCGGCGCAGCGAAGGGCTACGACGTGACCCTCGTCATGCCCTCGTCGAAGTCGCCCGAACGGCGCCAGATCATGCGCGCCTACGGCGCCGAGATCGAACTCGTCGACGGCGACATCTCCGCGGCGAAAGACCGCGCCGACGAACTCGAAGCCGAGGGAGAGTTCGTCCAGCTCCGGCAGTTCGACAACCCCGCCAACCCCGACGCGCACTACCGGACGACCGGCCCCGAGATACTCGAGCAGGTCGACGACCGCGAGATCGACGCCCTCGTCGCAGGCGTCGGCACCGGCGGGACCATCACTGGGATCGGCCGCCGGCTGCGCGAGGCGTTCCCCGAGATGGACGTCGTCGCCGTCGAACCGGCCGAGAACGCCGTCCTCTCGACCGGCGAGGCCGGCGACGACGACTTCCAGGGGATGGGACCGGGGTTCGTCAGCGACAACCTCGACCGCGAGTTGCTCGACGACGTCGAGACCGTCGAGATCGGCGCCGCCGAGGCGGAGTGTCGCCGCCTCGCCCGCGAGGAAGGCATCTTCGTCGGCCAGTCCTCGGGCGGGACGAACCTCGCCGCCAAACGTGTCGCCCAGCGTCTTGCCGCCGCCGAGGACGTCGACGATCCGCTCGTCGTCACCGTCTACTGGGACAGCGGCGAACGCTACATGTCGACCGGGATGTTCGATTAA
- a CDS encoding IclR family transcriptional regulator, whose amino-acid sequence MAQTARNTVKSVERTFRIIGGLQELGGAGVTELSTHLDLPKSTVHNYLSTLEQEAYVVKADDEYRIGLRFLEHGAYARNQSQIFEIARPELDRLANETGELCNLLVEEHGKGTYLYRTRGENAVRVKEHVGNRVCLHSTALGKAILAHCSEERVDEIIDRHGLPETTDRTVTDRDELFDTLAEIRERGVAFDDEERLSGLRCVAAPVLSNDDRVLGAISVSGPSHRFEDDRFREALPKRVLETANVLELNVTYS is encoded by the coding sequence ATGGCGCAGACCGCGCGGAACACGGTGAAATCGGTCGAACGTACGTTCCGGATCATCGGTGGGCTTCAGGAGCTGGGGGGCGCCGGCGTCACTGAGCTGTCGACCCATCTGGACCTGCCCAAGAGCACGGTCCACAACTACCTGAGCACGCTCGAACAGGAGGCCTACGTCGTCAAGGCCGACGACGAGTATCGCATCGGCCTCCGATTCCTCGAACACGGTGCCTACGCCCGCAACCAGTCGCAGATCTTCGAGATCGCCCGCCCGGAACTCGACCGCCTGGCCAACGAGACCGGCGAGCTCTGTAACCTGCTCGTCGAGGAACACGGCAAGGGCACGTACCTCTACCGGACCCGCGGCGAGAACGCCGTCCGCGTGAAAGAACACGTCGGGAACCGGGTCTGTCTCCACAGTACGGCGCTGGGCAAGGCGATCCTCGCCCACTGCTCCGAGGAGCGCGTCGACGAGATCATCGACCGACACGGCCTCCCCGAGACCACCGACCGCACCGTCACCGACCGCGACGAACTGTTCGACACCCTCGCCGAGATCCGCGAGCGCGGCGTCGCGTTCGACGACGAGGAACGCCTCTCGGGCCTGCGCTGCGTCGCCGCGCCCGTCCTCAGCAACGACGACCGCGTCCTGGGCGCCATCTCCGTCTCCGGCCCGTCCCACCGCTTCGAGGACGACCGCTTCCGCGAGGCACTCCCCAAGCGCGTCCTCGAGACCGCCAACGTCCTCGAACTCAACGTCACCTACTCGTAG
- a CDS encoding MutS-related protein yields the protein MRLEDYWGIGPKTRDLLADELGVERAVEAIETADTRALVAAGLSQGRATRILRRAQGGEALDVLATRDTREVYKEILDLAGEFALTEDAASRIRILTPLGTREEMAERIDRVLEAREAWTALDDETRTAVETAFDEGAAGGELAAVRTAIALSAAGVSEGVFEPIAELDDETLDDAAAALAGLAGEDDRIGEGADGRLDSLRATLASVEDMAATPESVAEEVQSGARGADDFRETLVRHVTSETDVDAARVREAMPGEATDASDFVAETLRALASDLRTAVEDRETEVADRLEDTLESARAEVDAAVTAVDDVALYVSLARFAEAFDLGRPTFVDRETVAVENARNLSLVAGGVGVQSVTYGIGDHDLDVATESAPPRDHRVAVLTGANSGGKTTLLETLCQVQLLAQMGLPVPADSAEVGVVDTVVFHRRHASFNAGVLESTLRSVVPPLTDEGRTLMLVDEFEAITEPGSAADLLHGLVRLSVDRGALGVFVTHLADDLEPLPPEARVDGIFAEGLTPDLDLEVDYQPRFETVGRSTPEFIVSRLVANAGDRGERAGFETLAEAVGEEAVQRTLSDARWSA from the coding sequence ATGCGACTGGAGGACTACTGGGGTATCGGGCCGAAGACCCGGGATCTCCTGGCCGACGAGTTGGGCGTCGAGCGAGCGGTCGAAGCCATCGAGACGGCCGACACCCGCGCGCTGGTCGCGGCCGGGCTCTCACAGGGGCGGGCCACGCGCATCCTCCGACGTGCGCAGGGCGGCGAGGCGCTGGACGTGCTCGCCACGCGGGACACGCGCGAGGTGTACAAGGAGATCCTCGACCTCGCCGGCGAGTTCGCCCTCACCGAGGACGCCGCCAGCCGGATCCGCATCCTCACGCCGCTGGGCACCCGCGAGGAGATGGCCGAGCGCATCGACCGGGTCCTCGAAGCTCGCGAGGCCTGGACCGCCCTCGACGACGAGACCCGGACAGCGGTCGAGACCGCCTTCGACGAGGGCGCCGCGGGCGGCGAACTCGCCGCGGTACGGACCGCGATCGCGCTCTCGGCAGCGGGTGTCTCCGAGGGCGTCTTCGAACCGATCGCCGAACTGGACGACGAAACGCTCGACGACGCGGCCGCTGCGCTCGCGGGTCTGGCAGGCGAGGACGACCGCATCGGCGAGGGCGCCGACGGCCGCCTCGATTCGCTGCGGGCGACCCTGGCGAGCGTCGAGGACATGGCCGCGACGCCCGAGAGCGTCGCCGAAGAAGTGCAGTCCGGCGCGCGCGGCGCGGACGACTTCCGGGAGACGCTGGTGCGCCACGTCACGAGCGAGACGGACGTGGACGCAGCGCGCGTCCGCGAGGCGATGCCCGGCGAGGCCACCGACGCGAGCGACTTCGTCGCCGAGACGCTGCGGGCGCTGGCGAGCGATCTGCGGACCGCCGTCGAGGACCGGGAAACCGAGGTGGCCGACCGCCTCGAAGACACGCTCGAATCCGCTCGTGCGGAGGTCGACGCGGCGGTCACGGCCGTCGACGACGTAGCGCTGTACGTCTCGCTCGCCCGGTTCGCCGAGGCGTTCGACCTCGGGCGGCCGACGTTCGTCGACCGTGAGACGGTCGCCGTCGAGAACGCGCGGAACCTCTCGCTCGTGGCGGGCGGCGTGGGCGTCCAGTCGGTCACCTACGGCATCGGCGACCACGACCTCGACGTGGCGACCGAGTCCGCTCCACCCCGCGACCACCGCGTCGCCGTCCTCACGGGCGCGAACTCCGGCGGGAAGACCACGCTCCTCGAAACGCTGTGTCAGGTGCAACTGCTCGCCCAGATGGGGCTGCCGGTCCCCGCCGACAGCGCGGAGGTCGGCGTCGTCGACACCGTCGTCTTCCACCGCCGTCACGCCAGCTTCAACGCGGGCGTGCTCGAATCGACGCTGCGCTCCGTGGTCCCGCCGTTGACCGACGAGGGTCGGACCCTGATGCTCGTCGACGAGTTCGAGGCGATCACCGAGCCGGGCAGCGCCGCCGACCTCCTCCACGGGCTCGTCCGCCTGAGCGTCGACCGCGGCGCGCTGGGCGTGTTCGTCACGCACCTCGCCGACGACCTCGAACCCCTGCCGCCGGAGGCACGCGTCGACGGCATCTTCGCCGAGGGACTGACGCCAGATCTCGACCTCGAAGTCGACTACCAGCCCCGCTTCGAGACCGTCGGCCGCTCGACGCCGGAGTTCATCGTCTCGCGGCTGGTCGCCAACGCCGGCGACCGGGGTGAGCGCGCCGGCTTCGAGACGCTCGCCGAAGCCGTCGGGGAGGAAGCCGTCCAGCGGACGCTTTCGGACGCCCGCTGGTCTGCCTGA
- a CDS encoding CGCGG family putative rSAM-modified RiPP protein, translated as MSVSHDDVEPVTDRVHDNSWSANLEQPHHGEDRDLVVAQALDAVEHTTPDNHVNIVTHGDHGHPETYLYEALEEAYGDAVRYEYVEQCGCGGHVTRAHVEQAV; from the coding sequence ATGTCCGTCAGCCATGACGACGTGGAGCCGGTGACCGACCGCGTCCACGACAACTCCTGGTCGGCGAATCTGGAGCAACCGCACCACGGCGAGGACCGCGACCTCGTGGTGGCCCAGGCGCTCGACGCGGTCGAACACACGACACCGGACAACCACGTCAACATCGTCACCCACGGCGACCACGGCCACCCCGAGACGTATCTCTACGAAGCGCTGGAGGAAGCGTACGGCGACGCCGTCCGGTACGAGTACGTCGAACAGTGCGGCTGCGGCGGGCACGTTACCCGCGCGCACGTCGAACAAGCGGTGTAG